Sequence from the Blochmannia endosymbiont of Colobopsis nipponica genome:
GGTAGCAAAGATGTTTTTGTGCATTTTTCTGCTATTCAAGGTAATGGTTTTAAGACTTTATCTGAAGGTCAGAGCGTGGAATTTGAGATACAAGATGGCCAGAAAGGTCCTTCCGCTGTTAATGTTACTACTTTGTAATTTTTGTAGTAAAGTCGGGTGAAGATTTGTATCGAATTAATCCCA
This genomic interval carries:
- the cspE gene encoding transcription antiterminator/RNA stability regulator CspE — encoded protein: MAKIKGQVKWFNESKGFGFITPVDGSKDVFVHFSAIQGNGFKTLSEGQSVEFEIQDGQKGPSAVNVTTL